The Nocardioides zeae genome includes the window CCGCGCCGCGGTGGGCCTCGCGCGCGGTCGACAGCTCGACCTGGAGGTCGGCGACCTTCCGCGCGATGCTCGCGCGACGTTCGCGGTTGGTCTCGCGGGCCGCCTGGTTGGCGCGCACCGCCTCGGCCAGCAGGCCGGCGTGGCGTCGCAGCTCCCACAGCCGCAGGGGCGAGGGGCCGGGCGACGTGGCGCCGTAGGCGTCGAGCTCGCCGATCCGGTCCTGCGCCGCGACGAGCACGCGGTGGTGGTCCTCGATCGGGGCCAGCAGGTCGGACTTCTGCTGCTCCGTCACCATCGTCTCGTAGGACGCCTCGAGGTCGTCGAAGTGCTCGACAGCGCGGTCGGCCGCGGCGTACGTCGCGGGACGCTCGAGCACCATCTCCTTGTAGAGCTCGTCCACCGAGCGCACCGGCTGCGAGGCCTGGATCCGCGCGAGGAGCCGCAGCGCCTTGTCGCCGTCGCCGTTCGCGCCGATGCCGAGGCGGGCGTGGAGACGGGCGGCGAAGACGGCGTAGGTCTCGTGGCACTGCAGCCGCGGGAACAGCGCCCGCAGCTCGCGCGGCGCGAAGCGGGAGCCGACGGCCTGCTGCAGCTCGGAGAGGTCGAGCTCGCCCTCCACCGTCGCGAGGCGGGTGAGCACGTCGCTCGTGCGGGTGGCGCGACGCGGGACGTAGAAGATGCGGAGCACCGTGAACCGCCGCTGGCGGTCGTCGACGAAGGTCGCGGCGACGGCGCCCCAGGTGTCCTCGTCGGAGCCGCGGAGCGTGACCTGCCGCGACCCGCCGCCGGCGCGGTCCTCGGCCTGGTCGACGACACCGCGGAGGTAGGACAGCGGGCTGCGCTGGCCCGCCGAGCGGGCCCGCCCGGGCGCGACGTCGTTGGAGGCGCCGTTGAGGCGGGTGTCCGACGGCATCATCAGCGTCGTCCACGCGTCGAGCAGCGAGGACTTGCCGACGCCCGAGGCACCGGTGAGCAGCGTGGTCTCGCTGTGCAGCGGCACCACGTGGTGGCCGTTGAAGCCACCCCAGTTGACGAGCTGGAGCGACGTGATCCGCCACTGGGTGCTGCCCTCGGTGGCGCCGTGCATGCCGAACAGGGCCTCGTCGGCGGCCTCCAGGAGGCCCTCGTCGGGCACCTCGGGGGCCGTGTACGCCGCGAGATCGGCCGCGTCGAGCGTGGGGTCCACCTCGAGGGTGGGCTCGAGGGTCGGCTCGAGGGGAGCCTCGGTGGTCTCCGTCGTCTCCTCGGTCACGCCTCGTCCTCGGGGGTCTCGTCGGTCGCGGGCTGCTCGGTCGGTTCGGTCACCGGTTCGGTGGCCTGCTCCTCCAGCCAGGACAGGAGGTCGACGAGCCGCTCCAGCGGGAGCAGCGTCTCGACGGCCGGGCTGATCTCGAACCGCTCGGCCGTGGCCGGCCCCAGGAGCAGGCCGGCCTTGTAGACCGACGCGACCGCGTTGCGGGCCCGGGCCTCGTCGCCGGCGTCGTCGGTCGCGTCGGCCGGGCGCATCGAGAGCAGGTGCTCGACGACCTCGGCGACGTCCACCCAGGAGCGCTCCTCGCCCCGCGCGGAGTCCGTGAAGTGGCGGTTGCGGAGGAAGACGAGCGTGATGGTCTCCTCGCGGTTCCACGCGGTGTCGTGGAGCAGCGTCGGGAAGCGCCCGCCGGCCTCGGGCACGGCCTGGCGCTTGAACGCCACCTCGCGCTCGGTGTCGACGACGAGCTCGAGGAAGAGGTCGTTGAGGCGCGACACGATCGCGCGGGGGTTCTCCATGAGCGCCGCCCACTCGCGGGGGTGGGTGCGGGCCGTGATGAACCGCAGCTTCACGAGCGCGAGCAGGGCGCGGCGCTGCTCGAGCAGCAGGCCGCCCTCGTCGCCGTCGAACAGCGACAGCGAGCTCGTCGCCTTGAGCTCGGGGTTGAGGTCGACGCCGGTGTCGGTGTCGGTCATCGGGCGTCCTCCGGGAGGTCGGGGTCGTCGTCGGGAGGCGTGGTGCGGGTCAGCACCGTCGGCAGGCGCAGCGTGCGGGTCGAGCCGTCGGGGCGCACCGTGACGACGTCGGTGGACCCGGCGCCGTCCACCAGCCCGCGGCGCTCCGCGAGGTGGAGGAGGCCGATGACCTCGACCGGCCGCCGCAGGTGCA containing:
- a CDS encoding DUF4194 domain-containing protein gives rise to the protein MTDTDTGVDLNPELKATSSLSLFDGDEGGLLLEQRRALLALVKLRFITARTHPREWAALMENPRAIVSRLNDLFLELVVDTEREVAFKRQAVPEAGGRFPTLLHDTAWNREETITLVFLRNRHFTDSARGEERSWVDVAEVVEHLLSMRPADATDDAGDEARARNAVASVYKAGLLLGPATAERFEISPAVETLLPLERLVDLLSWLEEQATEPVTEPTEQPATDETPEDEA